A single window of Rhodamnia argentea isolate NSW1041297 chromosome 5, ASM2092103v1, whole genome shotgun sequence DNA harbors:
- the LOC115739931 gene encoding MLP-like protein 423, with amino-acid sequence MAKMRKLEKQAQIQSPPEILFDAYKNKTYLMPKISPDKLRSIEVIEGDGKSVGSVRLWTYFLGDSVVAKDKIDAIDEANKSITFDIIGGEVTKYFSSYKATIQLASEGQSNFVKWSVEYEKMNEQVPDPHPQLDFLITMAKEVDNYLVHNP; translated from the exons ATGGCCAAGATGCGTAAGCTCGAAAAGCAAGCACAGATCCAGTCCCCGCCAGAGATATTGTTCGATGCTTACAAGAACAAGACCTACTTGATGCCCAAAATCAGTCCCGACAAGTTGCGCAGCATCGAAGTCATTGAAGGTGATGGTAAGAGCGTTGGCTCCGTGAGGCTTTGGACTTACTTCCTTG GCGATTCTGTCGTCGCCAAAGACAAGATAGATGCTATAGACGAGGCGAACAAATCGATCACATTCGACATCATCGGCGGAGAGGTCACCAAGTACTTTTCGAGCTACAAAGCCACCATTCAGCTGGCCTCGGAGGGGCAGAGCAACTTTGTGAAGTGGAGCGTCGAATATGAGAAGATGAACGAACAAGTTCCTGATCCTCACCCTCAGCTTGACTTCTTGATCACCATGGCCAAAGAGGTGGACAATTACCTTGTCCATAATCCCTGA
- the LOC115739933 gene encoding MLP-like protein 328, translating into MANLRGKLEADVELRSPADKFFKVWRSESHKMPTVTSKNIQGIKVHEGDWDQHGAIKIWNYTVDGKSEVFKEKVEFDDDNMSVTLNGIEGHIFDTYKVFKAGCKLVPKQRGSLAKLSIEYEKKKASDPNPDKYMAVLIAMTKDIDAHVLSA; encoded by the exons ATGGCTAATTTGCGTGGAAAACTAGAGGCTGATGTCGAACTGAGATCACCAGCTGACAAATTCTTCAAGGTTTGGAGGAGCGAAAGCCACAAAATGCCTACTGTCACCTCCAAAAACATTCAAGGAATTAAAGTTCATGAAGGTGACTGGGATCAGCATGGAGCTATCAAGATTTGGAACTACACCGTTG ATGGGAAGTCCGAAGTGTTCAAAGAGAAGGTCGAGTTTGATGATGACAACATGTCGGTCACCCTGAACGGCATCGAGGGCCACATCTTTGACACGTATAAGGTCTTCAAGGCGGGGTGCAAGCTCGTCCCCAAGCAGCGAGGCAGTCTGGCTAAGCTGAGCATTGAGTATGAGAAGAAAAAGGCGAGCGACCCTAACCCCGACAAGTACATGGCTGTGTTAATCGCCATGACCAAGGACATCGATGCTCACGTTTTAAGCGCATGA